The window ATGTTGCCGATCCGGTCCGGGTGCAGCGCATAGTTGATGACGCGCTTGTAGTTGGTGTCGGACTCCTGCTTGGAGCCCCAGGTGGCAAGCGGCCAGTCGTGCAGGGAGGCTTCGACCTGTTCCATCGGCAGGTTGGCGCCTTTAACGACGCGGACCTTGATCGCGGCGCCGCCGTCGGCGCGTCGGGCAGCGGCCCAGTCCTGCAGGCGGATCATGGCGGCGAGCGCGTCCGGGAGGTAGGCCTGCAGCACGATGCCGGCCTCGAGGTCCTTGAACTGCGGCTTGTCCAGGATCCGGGTGAAGACCGCGATGGTCATGTCGAGGTCCTTGTATTCCTCCATGTCCAGGTTGATGAACTTGGCTTTTTGTCCACCGGCGGCAAAGGAGGCCGCCCGGGTGAAGAGCGGGGTGAGTTTCTCCACGACGTGCTCGACGGCCTCGTCAAAGGCCCAGGCCGAGTGCGGGGCCACGGTGGAGGAGACCTTGATGGAGACGTAGTCGACGTCGGGGCGGGCCAGGAGTTTGTGGGTGCCTGCAAGCCGGCGGGAGGCCTCGTGTTCGCCGAGCACGGCTTCGCCGAGGAGGTTGACGTTGAGCTTGATGCCGTCCTTGCGGATCTTGGCAATGGCCGGGCCCAGCTTGGCGTCGGTGGCATCGACGATGAGGTGGCCGACCATTTCCCGGAGGACGCGGCGGGCGATCGGAATGACCACCTGGGGCAGGGCCGGGGCCATGGTGCCGCCGAGACGGACGGCACTGCGCATGTACCAGGGCAGGAAGTCAGGGACCTTGGGGGCCAGGGCGGCGAGGTTGCGGGCTGCGACCTGAAGGTCTTCGGGGCGGACGACGCCGTCGACGAATCCGACCGTGAAGTCCAGGCCGTTGGGGTCCTTCAGGACGCCGGCGAGCTGCTCGGCGGAGGCGTCGACCGGCACCTTTGCCGCCTCGGTGAGCCAATGGCGCACCAGCCCGATGGTCTCCTCGGCGAGGGCTGCTGCCTCGGGAACCGGCGAGCCTTCCGGGACGGGTGCGTGCGAGGCCGCGCTGCCTGTGGTCACTCCGGACTCCGTTGAAACGTGGGTCATGGCTGGTACTCGTTCTTTCTCAAAATGTGGACCGTTCTGACTTCAGTATGCGACCGGATTTTCATAAGATAAAGCGATGTTTTCTGAGCAATACTGATCAGAAAATCAGAACCTTCTGCCGCCCTACCGCCCCTCCCGCAGATCATGCCGGAGATACAGCGAAACCCTTCCCCAAGCCAGGAAAGGGTTTCGCCGATGCCATGCCAGATGTGCGGAAGCGTCCGGGAAACCACCGCAGTATGTCCGGGAGCGTCCTTTGGGGGTTAGCCGACGTGCCGGTGCATCTCCACGGCCTCTTCATGCCGCGGGCTGTCCGGGTTCATCAGCGAGTGCTTGCGGCCGTAGCCGAAGTAGATGACCAGGCCGATCACGAGCCAGACGCCGAAGCGCAGCCAGGTCTCCCAGTGCAGCTGAAGCATGAGGAACCCGGAGGCCAGGACGCCGAAGGCCGGAACGAGCGGCATGAGCGGCAGGCGGAAGGTGCGCGGCGCGTCGGGTTTCTTGTAGCGGAAGACGATCACCGAGAAACAGACGACGACGAACGCGGCCAGGATGCCGATATTGGTCAGGTCGGCGACGGCCTTGATTGGAAATACGCCCGCGAGCAGTGCGGACGCGATCCCGGCGATCCAGGTCACGCGCTGCGGCGTCCCGTGGCGGTCCGTCTTGGCGAACCATCCGGGGAGCAGCCCGTCGCGGCTCATTGAGAACCACACACGGGTGACACCGAGCAGGAAGGTGAGCATCACGGTCAGGATGGACAGCACGGCAAAGACCGAGATGATCGTGGCAATGACCGGCAGGCCCACGCCGTTGAATGCGGACGCGAAACCGGCCTTGGGGTCAATGTCCTTGTAGTTCTGCATGCCGGTGAGCACCAGGGTTGCGGCGACGTAAAGGAGCATCGCGATGATGAGGGACATGATGATGGCCTTCGGCATGTGCTTCTTGCCGTCCGTCGCCTCTTCCGCGGCGGTGCTCATGGCGTCGTAGCCGAAGACGGCGAAGAAGACCGTTGCCGCGCCGGCCACCACCGGGCCGAACCCGCTGGGCATGAACGGGTTGTAGTTGCCTGTGTCGATGTAGAAGATGCCGAGGCCGATGATGAACAGGATCAGAACCACCTTGATCCCGACGGCCACAAGTTCGAAGCGGCCAAATGTTTTGGTGCCGCGGGACAGGATCCAGGTCACCAGCAGGCAGACCACGATCGCGGGAACGTTGATGATGCCGCCCGTGCCCTCATCCGGCGTCGCTGTCATCCAGGCAGGCATGTGAACGCCGATCCCGGCCAGGAACGCGTCGAAGTAGCCGGAAATACCGATGGCCACAACGGCGACAATCGCGATGTATTCCAGCAGCAGGTCCCAGCCGATGAACCAGCCGATGATTTCTCCGAGCGCCACGTAGCCGTAGGTGTAGGCGGAGCCTGCCCGCGGGATCATGCCGGCGAATTCGGCGTAGGACAACGCGGCAGCCGCAGAGGCGAGGCCCGCAATCAGGAAGGAGAACAGCACCGCCGGGCCCACACCGGGTTCAGATTCGCTGCCGTGGGCCACGAGCCCGGCGAGGGAGAAGATACCGACACCGATGATGCCACCGACGCCGATGGCCGTCAGCTGCCACAGCCCGAGGCTCTTCCGGAGCCCGCTGTGCAGGTTTTCCTCTTCGATGTCGTCAATGGGCTTGCGCCTCAAGAGTGACTTGGACATGTCTTTTGTGTTCATTTCAGGGTCTCCCGCTTAGGTGTGGCACCCATCAATCCACCCTGTGATGGGGGTTACTCAACGACACAAGTATGCAAGCCGGATTCCGTTAGATAAAGTGAATTCTCCTAATCAATAACCATTAGCATTCACAAAGGAATAGCGATGCTGGACGTCCGGCGATTGCGGTTGTTGCGCGAGCTGAAGATCCGGGGCACCCTGGCCGAGGTTGCGGAGGCGCTCCAGTACAGTCCGTCGTCGGTCTCCCAGCAACTGGCCCTCCTGGAGAAGGAGGCCGGTGTCGAGCTGTTGCGCAAGACCGGACGCCGCGTCCAGCTCACTCCGCAGGCTGAGGTCCTGGTGGCCCACACGGCCCAGCTGCTGGAAACCCTGGAACAGGCCGAGGCGGATCTGGCGGCCTCACTGACCACCGTGACGGGCACCGTCCGCATTGCCGTCTTCCAGTCCGCGGCGCTTGCCCTGATGCCGGATGCCCTCACCCGGATGTCCTCGCGCTACCCCGAAGTCCGGATTGAAATGATCCAGCGGGAACCCGAAACGGCACTGCACGAGACCTGGGCCCGGGACTTCGATCTGGTGATTGCCGAGCAGTACCCCGGGCATGCGGCACCCCGATACGCTGAACTGGACCGGGTCCGGCTCACCAGCGACGCCATCCGCCTGGCCGTTCCGCCGCCCGCCGCCGCGCGCCCGGCGGTCTCATCGCTAGCCGACACCGCCGGGCTGGCGTGGGTCATGGAACCCCGGGGTGCAGCCTCACGGCACTGGGCGGAACAAGCCTGCCGGAGCGCCGGGTTCGAACCGGACGTCCGGTATGAAACCGCCGATCTGCAGGCCCAGATCCGGCTGATCGAATCCGGGAACGCGGTGGCGCTCATGCCGGATCTCGTCTGGACGGGGAGGGGAACGACGTCGCAGTTGATCACCCTGCCGGGAGATCCGCACCGGACCATTTTCACCTCCGTACGACGCTCCAGTGCCAAGCGTCCGGCCATCCTCGCCGCCCGGGAGATCCTGAGCGAGACGGCCGCGTCCATCCCGCCCGCCGGCCCCTGACCGACCGGTACCGGCCCACGGGCCCCACCTACCCAAACGCCTCGCGGCCGCTGTCGGCCGGCTCACAGCACAGTCCCCCGCCCGGCGCTAGACTGATTCCGTTATGAATCGCACAATGTTCAAGTCCAAAATCCACCGCGCCGCGGTTACGCACGCGGACCTCCACTACGTCGGTTCGGTCACCGTGGACCTGGACCTGCTCGAAGCCGCCGACATCCTCCCCGGCGAACTCGTGTCGATCGTTGACGTCAGCAACGGCGCCCGGCTGGAGACGTACACGATCGCCGGTGAGCGCGGTTCGGGTGTCATCGGCATCAACGGCGCCGCCGCGCATCTGATGCACGAGAATGACATCATCATCCTCATTACCTATGCCCAGATGACCACGGATGAGGCCAAGGCTTACACCCCCAGAGTGGTCCATGTGGATGAGGACAATAAAATACTGCAGATCGGCAACGATCCTGCGGAGGGCCATACGCCCGGAGTCCTGCGGCCCCCGTACGCGCTGAACAACGCCGCCCTCAACTGAAGTCCGGATCTTCGCAGGCCTCTTTCCGCCGTACTGCGTACCCGGTGTAGAACAGGCTGATTAGTCTGGGAGGGTGATTGCCGCCCTTTCCACGCCTGAAGTCCTCCGGACCGCCGCGTGTTAGGTGTTCTTGCCGGATTCTCCGTGGTCTGGTGCATCATCCTGGTGGGCATGTTCGTCGGCCGGCGCGGCATCCTGGGCGAGAACGCCCGCTCCGTGCTCAGCGCGCTGACCTTCTTCGTTGCCAGTCCCGCGCTATTGTTCGAAACGCTCAGCAAAGCCAAGCTCAACGACGTCTTCGCCGCGCCGTTGCTGGTCACCGCAGCCGGGGCCATCGTCACGGCGTCGCTCTTCTTCGTCATTGTCCGCTTCCTGCTCGGACGGCCGCTGCCGGAGTCCCTGGTGTCCTCCATGGGCGCTTCGCTGGCCAACTCCGCCAACCTGGGCATCCCCATCGCGGTGTTCGTCCTCGGCGACGCCGGCTATGTGGCTCCGCTGCTGATCTTCCAGTTGGCGTTCTTCTCCCCGCTGTTCCTGATGGCCCTCGATGCCACGACGAGCACCCGCCGGACCACGCCCCTGGGGTTCGGACTGATGATCCTGCGGAACCCCATGATCGTGGGCTCCGGCCTCGGTCTTCTCGTGGCGGGTACGGGCTGGCAGGTCCCAGAGCTTGTGATGCAGCCGATCCACCTGATCGGCGGCGCCGCGATCCCTGCCATGCTGATCGCCTTCGGCATGAGCCTCAACGGCTCCCGGCCGCTGCAGGCCACGGCCGGCCGCCGGCTCGACGCGCTGCTTGCCAGTGGCTTCAAGCTAATCGTCCACCCGGCGCTTGCCTTCCTCTTCGCCCGGTTCGGTTTGGGGATGGCGGACCAGGCCCTCTTTGCCGTAGTGGTCACCTCGGCTCTGCCCACGGCACAAAATGTCTTTGTCGTCGCCAGCCGCTACCAGACCGGCCTGACCGTCGCCAAGGACACCGTGCTGATCACCACCATCGCCGCCGTTCCGGCCATGATCTGTGTGGCCCTGCTCCTCACCTGAGAGCTGCCACCGCCGGCTCTCGCCGGCCGCGGGGCGGAGATCCGCCCCGCCGACCTCGCAACCGGGGAGCGCCCTGCCCCGGGAATCTTCTCGGCCCCACGCCCGGGGGTCCGCTGACCGCCAAGCAACCCGGGTAGGCTGGGACCGGTCTCAAGCCGGCCGGCAACTCCCGGCGCTCAGCACGAAGTGGGGAACAATTGCACAGCGTCACACCACGCCGGACCGCGGTATCCGGCGCCGTCGACTGGATCGCGGCGGGCCTCACGGCACTGCTGCTGGTCTCCGCCACTGCCTGCGCCGGAACGGCCCCGGCTGCTGCCCCGGTTGCGGGTGCCACGTCCCCCGCCGCCGTCGGCGGCCCAGCGCCCGCCTCCCCGGCCGCCGACACTCCCTCACCCACCGCCGGGCCCACCCTGCCGGACCCCGGCACGGCCACCGGCTCCCTGGCCGGCAGGGCCCTGGACGTCCTGGACTCGCTCCCGGTCAAGGGCCGGGCGCCGAAAACGGGATACTCGCGCGAGCAATTCGGCCAGGCCTGGGCCGACGTCGACCGCAACGGCTGCGACACCCGCAATGACGTGCTGCGCCGCGACCTGACCGCGTTGGCCCTCAAACCCGGCACCGGGGACTGCGTGGTCCTGTCCGGCATCCTGAATGACCCTTACACGGCAACCCTGATCAACTTCCTCCGCGGCAACAGCACCAGTTCCGCGGTGCAGATCGACCATGTGGTGGCCCTCAGCGACGCCTGGCAGAAAGGCGCGCAGCAGCTCACCGAAGCCCAACGGCTCGCTCTCGCCAACGATCCGCTGAACCTGCTCGCGGTGGACGGTCCCAGTAACCAGCAAAAGAGCGACGGCGACGCCGCCACCTGGCTTCCGCCAAACACGTCATACCGCTGCGACTACGTCGCCCGTCAGATCTCGGTCAAATCCAGCTATGGGCTGTGGGTCACCCAGGCCGAGCACGATGCGATGGCGCGCATCCTGGCCGGCTGCCCGGACACAGCGCTCCCCGCCGGCCAGGGAACACCGCACCCCGCCGAACCCGCCCCGCTTCCCGCTTCAGCCGAACCGGCGCCGGCAAGACCAGCGGCGCCAGCCCCGGCGGCACCGGCGGCACCAGCGGAGGCCTTCTATGCGAACTGCGCCGCAGCCCGGGCGGCAGGAGCTGCCCCGCTGCGGGTCGGCCAGCCGGGCTACCGCGAGCAGATGGACGGCGACCGCGACGGCGTCGCCTGCGAATAGGGACAGGGACGTGCGGAGCTAGTTCTTCGGCAGCGCGTCCAGCAGCCGTGCGCAACGGATGAAGCCCAGGTGCGAGTAGGCCTGCGGATGGTTTCCCAGGTGGGTTTCGGTGCCGGGGTCGTATTCCTCCGGCAGCAGCCCGGTGGGCCCGAACAGATTGACCAGCTGATCGAACAGGTCCCACGCCTCCTCGATCCGCCCCACCGCGACGTAGGCCTCGATCAGCCAGGTGGTGCAGATGTGAAAGCCGCCCTCCAAACCCGGCAAGCCGTCGTCGTACCGGTAGCGGAACACGGTGGGACCCACCCTCAGTTCCCGTTCCACCGCCGTGACGGTGTCCAGGAAGCGCTGGTCCGCAACGTCCAGGAGGCCCGACAAACCGATGTGCAGCACCGCGGCGTCAAGATCCGGGCTATCGTAGGCCACGGTGTAGGACCCTGCACCTTCATCCCAGCCCTCCCGCAGGACTTGCTCCCGGATGACCGCCGCGGCCGGCTCCCACTCAGGATGCGGCGTCCGTCCGTGCCGGTCAGCAGTCCGCAGCGCCCGGTCCAGCGCCACCCAGCACATCACTTTCGTGTAAACGTGGTGCCGGGGTGCCCGCCGGGCCTCCCAGATCCCATGGTCCGGCTCGTGCCAGCGGGCCAAAACGGCCGAGGCCATCTGCACCATCACCTCCCAATGGGCATCGGCCAACTCCCCCAGCCGGGCGCTCAGCGCATCGATGAGCTCAGCGATCGGACCGAAAACGTCCAGTTGCACCTGGTGGTCCGCGGCATTGCCGATCCGCACCGGCCGGGAGCCCGCGTACCCGGGAAGGCAATCGATAATGGCCTCGGTGGACAGCGGTGCCCCAGTGACCGAGTACAGCGGATGCAGCCATTCCGGACCCGGCGTGTGGGCCAGGATCCGGCCCAGCCAGGCCAGGAAACCCTCCGCCTCCGAGGTGGAACCGAGGTCCACGAGGGCGTTCACGGTCATGGAACCGTCCCGCAGCCAGCAGTACCGGTAGTCCCAGTTCCGGGTGCCGCCAATTCCCTCAGGCAGTGAGGTGGTGGGCGCCGCAAGCACGGCTCCGGTGGGCTCATGAACCAGGGCGCGGAGCACCAGCGCTGACCGCCGCACAAGGGACGGTTTCACCGCGGGCAACCGCAGTGCCTGCACCCAGCGCCGGGAATGATGCGCGACGGCGGCACGGCGCGAATGCTCCTCCGGCGGCTCGGCGCGTTGAAGTTCCGTGTCGCCGCAGCGCAGGTTCAAGACCACCGGCCCGTGCCGCAGCTCGACGTCGGCCGTGGCGGTCGCGTGGCGCCCATCCGAGGTGAGCGTGAAATCCACACCGGAGGCAAGCAGAATGATCGGGTCCGCGGTGCCCACGACATGCAGTTCTGACCCGCGGGCCTCCATGCTAAACGGTGCGTTCGCGTAATCCGGGCGGGGTGCAAAGACAATCCGCGCCATCCCGGTGCCTGTGAGCACCCGGACCAGGCTGGTTACACCCTCCGGCGCGGGCTCCAGATAGTCCGTGACGGTGACATCAGCCCAGCGTGTTTCAACAATCATGGTGCTGTCCACGTAGCGCTGGCCCAGGACCTGCGAGGCTTTCACCGGTTCCACCGAGAAATGACCAGCCGCGTCGCCGCCCAGCAAATGCGCGAAGAGGGACCCGGAGTCCGGCAGCGGGTGGCTCATCCAGCAGATCTTGGCATCCGGGGTCAGCAGTGCCGTGGAGGACCCGTTGCCGATC is drawn from Micrococcaceae bacterium Sec5.8 and contains these coding sequences:
- a CDS encoding amino acid permease — protein: MNTKDMSKSLLRRKPIDDIEEENLHSGLRKSLGLWQLTAIGVGGIIGVGIFSLAGLVAHGSESEPGVGPAVLFSFLIAGLASAAAALSYAEFAGMIPRAGSAYTYGYVALGEIIGWFIGWDLLLEYIAIVAVVAIGISGYFDAFLAGIGVHMPAWMTATPDEGTGGIINVPAIVVCLLVTWILSRGTKTFGRFELVAVGIKVVLILFIIGLGIFYIDTGNYNPFMPSGFGPVVAGAATVFFAVFGYDAMSTAAEEATDGKKHMPKAIIMSLIIAMLLYVAATLVLTGMQNYKDIDPKAGFASAFNGVGLPVIATIISVFAVLSILTVMLTFLLGVTRVWFSMSRDGLLPGWFAKTDRHGTPQRVTWIAGIASALLAGVFPIKAVADLTNIGILAAFVVVCFSVIVFRYKKPDAPRTFRLPLMPLVPAFGVLASGFLMLQLHWETWLRFGVWLVIGLVIYFGYGRKHSLMNPDSPRHEEAVEMHRHVG
- a CDS encoding LysR substrate-binding domain-containing protein — encoded protein: MLDVRRLRLLRELKIRGTLAEVAEALQYSPSSVSQQLALLEKEAGVELLRKTGRRVQLTPQAEVLVAHTAQLLETLEQAEADLAASLTTVTGTVRIAVFQSAALALMPDALTRMSSRYPEVRIEMIQREPETALHETWARDFDLVIAEQYPGHAAPRYAELDRVRLTSDAIRLAVPPPAAARPAVSSLADTAGLAWVMEPRGAASRHWAEQACRSAGFEPDVRYETADLQAQIRLIESGNAVALMPDLVWTGRGTTSQLITLPGDPHRTIFTSVRRSSAKRPAILAAREILSETAASIPPAGP
- the panD gene encoding aspartate 1-decarboxylase, with the translated sequence MNRTMFKSKIHRAAVTHADLHYVGSVTVDLDLLEAADILPGELVSIVDVSNGARLETYTIAGERGSGVIGINGAAAHLMHENDIIILITYAQMTTDEAKAYTPRVVHVDEDNKILQIGNDPAEGHTPGVLRPPYALNNAALN
- a CDS encoding AEC family transporter, which encodes MLGVLAGFSVVWCIILVGMFVGRRGILGENARSVLSALTFFVASPALLFETLSKAKLNDVFAAPLLVTAAGAIVTASLFFVIVRFLLGRPLPESLVSSMGASLANSANLGIPIAVFVLGDAGYVAPLLIFQLAFFSPLFLMALDATTSTRRTTPLGFGLMILRNPMIVGSGLGLLVAGTGWQVPELVMQPIHLIGGAAIPAMLIAFGMSLNGSRPLQATAGRRLDALLASGFKLIVHPALAFLFARFGLGMADQALFAVVVTSALPTAQNVFVVASRYQTGLTVAKDTVLITTIAAVPAMICVALLLT
- a CDS encoding DUF1524 domain-containing protein — its product is MHSVTPRRTAVSGAVDWIAAGLTALLLVSATACAGTAPAAAPVAGATSPAAVGGPAPASPAADTPSPTAGPTLPDPGTATGSLAGRALDVLDSLPVKGRAPKTGYSREQFGQAWADVDRNGCDTRNDVLRRDLTALALKPGTGDCVVLSGILNDPYTATLINFLRGNSTSSAVQIDHVVALSDAWQKGAQQLTEAQRLALANDPLNLLAVDGPSNQQKSDGDAATWLPPNTSYRCDYVARQISVKSSYGLWVTQAEHDAMARILAGCPDTALPAGQGTPHPAEPAPLPASAEPAPARPAAPAPAAPAAPAEAFYANCAAARAAGAAPLRVGQPGYREQMDGDRDGVACE
- a CDS encoding trehalase-like domain-containing protein, which gives rise to MPTPLNQSLADSALLTKSLPLGLLRAFVQTNAVEDGLTPQLLAELKILARTPGLLVACNYGGTLCAAEGVSTETLPLGSASIALRALAALPNTHAAVISGRSLRDLAAVSRLPAEVHLVGSHGVEFDMGYAHGLSLATESVLQQAAQALAETVGAYRGVTIERKPVAVSVHTRPAAPDVVALATQQAADIAREHGLFFVVDGSVLDLSVVEPAKGGALEHLRSMLGVSAALYAGDAASDELAMATLRGPDLALRVGEGATLAAHRLRDPEAFARVLAILFELRRAWLFGEDAVGLERHSMIGNGSSTALLTPDAKICWMSHPLPDSGSLFAHLLGGDAAGHFSVEPVKASQVLGQRYVDSTMIVETRWADVTVTDYLEPAPEGVTSLVRVLTGTGMARIVFAPRPDYANAPFSMEARGSELHVVGTADPIILLASGVDFTLTSDGRHATATADVELRHGPVVLNLRCGDTELQRAEPPEEHSRRAAVAHHSRRWVQALRLPAVKPSLVRRSALVLRALVHEPTGAVLAAPTTSLPEGIGGTRNWDYRYCWLRDGSMTVNALVDLGSTSEAEGFLAWLGRILAHTPGPEWLHPLYSVTGAPLSTEAIIDCLPGYAGSRPVRIGNAADHQVQLDVFGPIAELIDALSARLGELADAHWEVMVQMASAVLARWHEPDHGIWEARRAPRHHVYTKVMCWVALDRALRTADRHGRTPHPEWEPAAAVIREQVLREGWDEGAGSYTVAYDSPDLDAAVLHIGLSGLLDVADQRFLDTVTAVERELRVGPTVFRYRYDDGLPGLEGGFHICTTWLIEAYVAVGRIEEAWDLFDQLVNLFGPTGLLPEEYDPGTETHLGNHPQAYSHLGFIRCARLLDALPKN